The Candidatus Methylomirabilota bacterium region GCAGGAAGTCCGGGTCGCGGCGGGCCAGCGCGAGGAAGCTGACGTTGGCCGTCGCGATCTGGTGCGACTCGCCCGAGGCGAGCGCCCGGTCGATCCAGTCCAGAGTGTCGGCCATCCCGAGCCGCGCCAGCGGGACGCCCAGCAACACCGTACGCTCCACGGCGGTCATGAGGCCCCCTTGCCGGAGATCACGGCCGGGATGGTTCGGACCAGGATCGCCAGATCCATCGCGAGCGTCTGCCGCTCGATGTACTCGACGTCGAGCCGCACCTGCCCCTGGAAGTCGATGAGGTTTCGGCCGGACACCTGCCAGATGCAGGTGATGCCGGGCGTGGCCAGGAGGCGACGGCGCTGGGCGGGATCGTAGAGGGCGACCTCCGAGGGCACCGGCGGTCGCGGCCCGACCAGTGACATCTCGCCCCGCAGGACATTCACGAGCTGCGGCAGCTCGTCGAAGGAGAGTTTGCGGAGGAGACGCCCCGTCCGCGTGATCCGGGGGTCCTTGCGGATCTTGAACAGGATCCCGTCGGGCATCTCGTTCTGGGCGAGGAGCTGCGCCTTCAGGGCCTCGGCGTTCGGCACCATCGAGCGGAACTTGAACATCACGAAGCGGCGCCCGAACTTGCCCACGCGCACCTGGCGGAAGAAGATCGGTCCGCCGTCCTCGAGCTTGATCGCCACCGCGAGGAGGATGAGGAGCGGCGCCAAGGCCATCAGGAGCGCGGTGGCGCCCGCGATGTCGATGATCCGCTTGAGCCACGGGCCCATCGCCACGCGGAGGCGCCAGGCCGCCCGGGTGGCGGCGATGTAGGCGAGATCCCGGCGGCGCGCCCAGCCGAGCCCGCCGCCGGCCAGGCGCCGATGTGTTTCGCGAAGGAGGCGCGCGCGCTCTGCCGTCACGCCGCTTCCGCCTTGTCGGGCACGGCCGCCACCCGCCGGGGCGTCGGGACCCATTCCCGCGAGCCGCCCGCGGCGACCAGGATGCAGTACCAGACCTTGGCCACCGCGTAGAGCGGGCCATAGACGGCCAGCGCCGCGTAGGCCCGGACGGGCACCCGGGCCAGGGCGCAGCCGGCCAGGACGTAAAAGGTCTGTCCGGCCAGGAGCGCCGCCCACAGGGCGGCGGGGAGGCCCGGGCCGCCGGCCAGCCAGATCAGGGCGTGCAGGGCCGCCATCCCGGCGGTGCCGGCCGCCAGGAGCGCGAAGGGTGGGGTCGTCAAGTCGAGCGCCGCGTCGAGGTGGAGCCAGGCGCGCTGGCGCCAGGCGGCGCGGAGGAGCGCGCCGAGGTGCCGGCGGGCCAGGGCGAACCGCCCGCCTTCCCAGCGGAGCTCCTGGCTGCGCGCCGTCTTCATCGTGGGCTCCATGATCGTGGAGACCCGCGCCGACGGCGCGAAGGTGACTCGGATGCCCTGGGCCAGGAGGCGGAGGTGGTACTCGTGGTCCTCGGCCACCGAGCTCGTCTCCCACGGCACCTTGCGCAGAACCGCCCGCGTCAAGCACATGGCGCTGCCCTGGAGGTCGGCCGATCCGCCGAGCGCTTGCCGTCCGGCGGGCCGCAGGTAGTGGATGAGGGCCATGTCGGCAGCCATGAGGGCCGTGCGCCAGCTCTCGTTCGGGTTCCCGACCGCGGAGTACCCCTGAACGACGCTCGCCCCGGTCCGCAACGCCGCGGCGAGCCGCGTCAGGAGGTCCGGCGCCGGCCGCGTGTCGGCGTCGAGGATGACGAAGGCGTCGTGGCGGCGCTCGGTGGTGAGCCGGGCCAGG contains the following coding sequences:
- a CDS encoding sugar transferase, with the protein product MTAERARLLRETHRRLAGGGLGWARRRDLAYIAATRAAWRLRVAMGPWLKRIIDIAGATALLMALAPLLILLAVAIKLEDGGPIFFRQVRVGKFGRRFVMFKFRSMVPNAEALKAQLLAQNEMPDGILFKIRKDPRITRTGRLLRKLSFDELPQLVNVLRGEMSLVGPRPPVPSEVALYDPAQRRRLLATPGITCIWQVSGRNLIDFQGQVRLDVEYIERQTLAMDLAILVRTIPAVISGKGAS
- a CDS encoding glycosyltransferase family 2 protein; this translates as MWLLELPLMAVAALFTGYLVLITVAALTARHPRSPAGPARDRFAVVVPAHNEAAVLPGLLSALAALDYPRARYEVIVIADNCDDATASVALTHGARVLQRTDPVRRSKGHALAWGLARLTTERRHDAFVILDADTRPAPDLLTRLAAALRTGASVVQGYSAVGNPNESWRTALMAADMALIHYLRPAGRQALGGSADLQGSAMCLTRAVLRKVPWETSSVAEDHEYHLRLLAQGIRVTFAPSARVSTIMEPTMKTARSQELRWEGGRFALARRHLGALLRAAWRQRAWLHLDAALDLTTPPFALLAAGTAGMAALHALIWLAGGPGLPAALWAALLAGQTFYVLAGCALARVPVRAYAALAVYGPLYAVAKVWYCILVAAGGSREWVPTPRRVAAVPDKAEAA